From a region of the Microterricola gilva genome:
- a CDS encoding multicopper oxidase family protein yields MWCAATVTAAGEITAARAWRALAFAGGGLLATLAQLPFVLILLGQGWWFVQEKLLFALPVQLLAAVVAVVIAAPPLLRLARAGSNPTRLPARVPTALLAATSAAIASVVASTLIGYPLEPAAAAVLTLLALLATGIGYALFARAGRRVVAGLAALGSLVLVASVALAWMTSMAPPDFAGEQASHASGHGATLAAGTGPDVGANSASGTGAASGPTTVSVDELRTPEDVPGPRRQFTLRAGTESVTLASGDTVQSWNYGSLPGPELRVQQGDVVEVHLENVDVEAGVTIHWHGYDVPNGEDGVAGVTQDAVLPGESFDYRFVADQPGSYWYHTHQNASRGVQRGLYGTLIVEPSGGIAEQHDVVVPLHSIGDSVLLGASDLPTTMRIPAGESVRLRLINTDGLPNTFHLDGTPFAVVAADGYELAEPPPVSAQSIRIPAGGRIDVAFTMPEGPVYLTTDASRTPWIAFAPGAAASAAQLGRAPDRSGEPELDLLGYGGGPAAVLPDGPLVRAEMVLDRNPRFLQGVPVNGYTVNGAVYPRIPSITVNEGDVVLLSVANRGWETHPMHVHGHHVLVLSRNGVAASGAETWLDTFDVRPGEVWEVAVVADNPGIWMDHCHNLDHAAEGMMMAMHYRGVTTPYEHGGAHDNRSE; encoded by the coding sequence TTGTGGTGTGCCGCCACGGTCACCGCGGCTGGCGAGATCACCGCAGCCAGGGCATGGCGTGCGCTGGCCTTCGCGGGCGGTGGGCTGCTCGCCACCCTCGCCCAGCTGCCCTTCGTGCTCATCCTGCTAGGCCAGGGGTGGTGGTTCGTGCAGGAGAAGCTGCTGTTCGCGCTGCCGGTGCAGCTGCTCGCCGCTGTGGTCGCCGTGGTCATCGCCGCCCCACCCCTGCTGCGGCTGGCGAGGGCCGGATCGAACCCGACGCGGCTCCCCGCGCGCGTGCCGACCGCGCTGCTCGCCGCCACCAGTGCGGCGATCGCGTCTGTCGTCGCCAGCACGCTGATCGGATACCCGCTCGAGCCCGCGGCCGCCGCCGTGCTCACCCTGCTCGCGCTGCTCGCCACGGGCATCGGCTACGCGCTGTTCGCGCGGGCCGGCCGCCGGGTGGTCGCCGGCCTCGCCGCGCTCGGATCACTGGTACTCGTGGCATCCGTCGCCCTGGCGTGGATGACGAGCATGGCACCGCCCGACTTCGCCGGGGAGCAGGCCTCACACGCGAGCGGGCACGGTGCAACGCTCGCGGCCGGCACAGGACCAGACGTCGGTGCGAACAGTGCGTCCGGCACCGGCGCCGCCTCTGGCCCCACGACCGTCTCCGTCGACGAGCTCCGCACGCCGGAGGACGTGCCGGGCCCACGCCGGCAGTTCACGCTGCGTGCAGGGACGGAGAGCGTGACGCTCGCCTCCGGCGACACCGTGCAGAGCTGGAACTACGGCTCCCTCCCCGGCCCGGAGCTGCGTGTGCAGCAGGGTGACGTCGTCGAGGTGCACCTGGAGAACGTCGACGTCGAGGCAGGCGTGACGATCCACTGGCACGGCTACGACGTTCCCAACGGGGAGGACGGCGTCGCCGGCGTGACGCAGGACGCGGTGCTGCCGGGCGAGAGCTTCGACTACCGCTTCGTCGCCGATCAGCCGGGCAGCTACTGGTACCACACGCACCAGAACGCCTCCCGCGGCGTGCAGCGCGGCCTCTACGGCACCCTCATCGTCGAACCGAGCGGTGGTATCGCCGAGCAGCACGATGTCGTCGTTCCGCTGCACAGCATCGGCGACTCCGTGCTGCTCGGAGCCAGCGATCTGCCGACGACGATGCGCATTCCGGCCGGCGAGAGCGTGCGGCTGCGGCTGATCAACACCGACGGGCTGCCGAACACCTTCCACCTCGACGGCACCCCGTTCGCCGTCGTCGCCGCCGACGGGTACGAGCTCGCCGAGCCGCCCCCGGTGAGTGCGCAGTCGATCAGGATCCCGGCAGGCGGGCGCATCGACGTTGCGTTCACGATGCCGGAGGGGCCGGTGTACCTGACGACGGATGCCAGCAGGACGCCGTGGATCGCGTTCGCCCCTGGCGCTGCGGCATCCGCGGCCCAGTTGGGGCGAGCGCCTGACCGCTCCGGCGAGCCCGAGCTGGATCTGCTGGGCTACGGCGGCGGGCCGGCCGCGGTGCTGCCAGACGGACCGCTCGTGCGCGCCGAGATGGTGCTCGATCGCAACCCCCGCTTCCTGCAGGGCGTGCCGGTCAACGGCTACACGGTCAATGGGGCGGTGTACCCGCGGATTCCGAGCATCACCGTGAACGAGGGCGACGTCGTCTTGCTCAGCGTCGCCAACCGGGGCTGGGAGACGCATCCGATGCACGTGCACGGCCACCACGTGCTCGTGCTCTCCCGCAATGGTGTGGCGGCGAGCGGTGCGGAGACCTGGCTCGACACTTTCGATGTGCGGCCGGGAGAGGTGTGGGAGGTGGCCGTCGTGGCCGACAACCCGGGGATCTGGATGGACCACTGCCACAACCTCGATCACGCGGCGGAGGGCATGATGATGGCCATGCACTATCGCGGCGTCACGACTCCATACGAGCACGGCGGCGCCCACGACAACCGATCGGAGTGA
- a CDS encoding MDR family MFS transporter, giving the protein MTERTTSDAEALDTSSVPQQLDPATERRNNKVIWLLVASTFVVFLNETTMGVALRPIMEDLGVDERVGQWLTTAFLLTMAVVIPITGYLLQRFNTRPIYIAAMSLFTVGTAIAFIAPSFSILLVARVVQASGTAIMMPLLMTTLMTLVPPHHRGKMMGNVSIVMSVAPAIGPTFSGLMLNSFGWRGIFGVMLPIGAAMLVYGMRKVQNVSEPKKVPLDVLSVVLSALGFGGLIYGLSTVGEQYDSAINPSSIGLVGGGIALAFFVLRQLRLQRQDKALLDLRTFRFPQFTISLSMMLVMMASLFGVIIVLPLFMLGVLHLDPVTAGLILLPGGILMGVIAPFVGRLFDRFGPRPLLVPGSILVSAVMWGLTTVNEHTPIWFLLAAHIVMSLGLALIFTPLFTSALGAVTPRFYSHASAMLSTLQQLAGAAGTALFITVLATQTAQLVAGGAAADVAAAGGTQAAFTVGAIISLFAIVGAFFVKKPADMEGAPHGH; this is encoded by the coding sequence GTGACTGAACGCACCACATCCGACGCCGAGGCTCTCGATACGAGCTCGGTTCCCCAACAACTCGATCCAGCAACCGAACGCCGCAACAATAAGGTGATCTGGCTGCTCGTCGCCTCCACCTTCGTCGTGTTCCTCAACGAGACGACGATGGGTGTCGCCCTCCGTCCGATCATGGAGGACCTGGGCGTCGACGAGCGCGTCGGCCAGTGGCTGACCACGGCGTTCCTCCTCACGATGGCCGTCGTGATCCCGATCACCGGCTACCTGCTGCAGCGCTTCAACACCCGCCCGATCTACATCGCCGCCATGAGCCTCTTCACGGTCGGAACCGCGATCGCCTTCATCGCACCGAGCTTCAGCATCCTGCTGGTCGCCCGTGTCGTGCAGGCATCAGGAACCGCGATCATGATGCCGTTGCTGATGACGACGCTGATGACCCTCGTCCCCCCGCACCACCGCGGAAAGATGATGGGCAATGTGTCGATCGTGATGTCGGTCGCCCCCGCGATCGGCCCGACCTTCTCCGGCCTGATGCTCAACAGCTTCGGCTGGCGCGGGATCTTCGGTGTCATGCTGCCGATCGGCGCCGCCATGCTCGTCTACGGCATGCGCAAGGTGCAGAACGTCAGCGAGCCGAAGAAGGTCCCGCTCGACGTGCTCTCCGTCGTGCTCTCCGCGCTCGGCTTCGGTGGGCTCATCTACGGCCTCAGCACGGTCGGCGAGCAGTACGACAGCGCGATCAACCCCTCGTCCATCGGTCTCGTCGGCGGCGGCATCGCCCTGGCATTCTTCGTGCTGCGCCAGCTGCGCCTGCAGCGCCAGGACAAGGCGCTCCTCGACCTGCGCACCTTCCGCTTCCCGCAGTTCACCATCTCGCTCAGCATGATGCTCGTCATGATGGCGTCGCTGTTCGGCGTGATCATCGTGCTGCCGCTGTTCATGCTCGGTGTGCTGCACCTCGACCCGGTCACGGCCGGCCTGATTCTGCTGCCCGGCGGCATCCTGATGGGCGTCATCGCGCCCTTCGTCGGCCGCCTCTTCGACCGTTTCGGCCCGCGCCCGCTGCTCGTCCCTGGCAGCATCCTGGTCAGCGCCGTCATGTGGGGGCTCACGACCGTCAACGAGCACACCCCCATCTGGTTCCTGCTCGCGGCGCACATCGTGATGAGCCTCGGCCTTGCGCTGATCTTCACGCCGCTGTTCACCTCGGCGCTCGGGGCCGTGACGCCGCGCTTCTACTCGCACGCGAGTGCGATGCTCTCCACCCTGCAGCAGTTGGCCGGAGCAGCCGGAACCGCGCTGTTCATCACGGTTCTCGCCACCCAGACTGCGCAACTCGTGGCCGGCGGTGCGGCTGCGGATGTCGCAGCGGCCGGCGGAACGCAGGCGGCCTTCACGGTCGGGGCGATCATCTCGCTCTTCGCCATCGTCGGGGCCTTCTTCGTGAAGAAGCCGGCCGACATGGAGGGCGCCCCCCACGGGCACTGA
- a CDS encoding EamA family transporter, giving the protein MQSAEHEKHLARRGTIGAATQIGTEVSINLGSALAGVVMPVVGATVVVAVRQIVMTLVLLPVYRPKRAELSWARLWPAVALGVVLAVMNLSFYASVHIIGLGLAATIEFLGPLALALAVSRRLLDVICALAAGVGVVLLTGLDGTIDPWGIALALIAGAAWAGYILLTRKVALGLPGLEGLTVASIVSLVLLIPAAAFAFDPSVLTLGVVGLLIAIGVLSSALPYSLDTFILRRVDTRVYAIITACGPAVAALFGWMILDEQFSGMQIVAIALVCAAAATAVATQRRRPASELERTAEAQH; this is encoded by the coding sequence ATGCAGAGTGCAGAGCACGAGAAACACCTCGCACGTCGGGGCACCATCGGCGCCGCAACGCAGATCGGCACCGAGGTCAGCATCAACCTCGGTTCGGCGCTCGCCGGAGTGGTCATGCCCGTCGTCGGAGCGACCGTCGTCGTCGCCGTGCGCCAGATCGTGATGACGCTCGTGCTGCTGCCGGTGTACCGCCCGAAGCGCGCAGAGCTCAGCTGGGCCCGCCTCTGGCCGGCCGTCGCGCTCGGCGTCGTGCTCGCCGTGATGAACCTCAGCTTCTACGCCTCCGTCCACATCATCGGGCTGGGCCTGGCCGCCACGATCGAGTTCCTCGGCCCGCTCGCCCTGGCGCTCGCCGTGAGCAGGCGGCTGCTCGACGTGATCTGCGCGCTCGCCGCCGGCGTCGGCGTGGTGCTGCTCACCGGCCTCGACGGCACCATCGACCCCTGGGGCATCGCGCTTGCGCTCATCGCCGGAGCCGCATGGGCCGGCTACATTCTGCTCACCCGCAAGGTCGCACTGGGGCTGCCGGGCCTGGAGGGCCTCACCGTTGCGAGCATCGTGAGCCTCGTGCTGCTGATTCCCGCCGCGGCGTTCGCCTTCGACCCCTCCGTGCTGACACTCGGTGTCGTGGGTCTGCTGATCGCGATCGGGGTGCTCTCCTCCGCGCTGCCGTACAGCCTGGACACCTTCATCCTGCGCCGCGTCGACACCCGGGTGTACGCAATCATCACCGCCTGCGGCCCCGCCGTCGCCGCGCTGTTCGGCTGGATGATCCTCGACGAACAGTTCAGCGGCATGCAGATTGTCGCCATCGCACTGGTCTGTGCCGCGGCCGCGACGGCCGTTGCCACACAGCGTCGGCGCCCGGCTTCCGAGCTCGAGCGCACCGCCGAAGCCCAGCACTAG
- a CDS encoding DUF2277 domain-containing protein: MCRNIHTLHNFEPAATDDEVYAAALQYVRKISGSTKPSQANEAAFERAVAEIAHITRHLLEDLVSNAPPKNREDEAAKAHARAVVRFGTA, from the coding sequence ATGTGCCGAAACATCCACACCCTGCACAACTTCGAACCGGCGGCCACCGACGACGAGGTGTACGCCGCCGCCCTGCAGTATGTGCGCAAGATCAGCGGGTCCACCAAGCCGTCGCAGGCGAACGAGGCGGCGTTCGAACGCGCCGTCGCCGAGATCGCCCACATCACGCGGCATCTGCTCGAGGACCTGGTGAGCAACGCGCCACCGAAGAATCGCGAGGACGAGGCGGCCAAGGCCCACGCCCGCGCCGTGGTGCGCTTCGGAACCGCCTAG
- a CDS encoding LysR family transcriptional regulator: MDISLLRHYVVVAHELDLAKAATALGVSHATLSGSLNQVEALVGAHLVNRATSTMSLTEAGELFLVTANDEIAAYEAANKPPTPKAGGKAKANKGKGRAPRVKGEPLPYKKRQSR, translated from the coding sequence GTGGACATCTCCCTGCTCCGTCACTACGTCGTCGTGGCGCACGAGCTCGACCTGGCCAAGGCCGCGACCGCGCTCGGCGTCTCCCACGCCACACTCAGCGGATCGCTCAACCAGGTGGAGGCCCTCGTCGGCGCCCACCTGGTCAACCGCGCCACCAGCACGATGAGCCTGACCGAGGCCGGCGAGCTCTTCCTCGTCACCGCCAACGACGAGATCGCGGCCTACGAGGCGGCGAACAAGCCGCCGACCCCCAAGGCGGGCGGCAAAGCCAAGGCCAACAAGGGCAAGGGCCGCGCCCCCAGGGTGAAGGGCGAGCCGCTGCCCTACAAGAAGCGCCAGTCCCGCTAG
- a CDS encoding NAD(P)H-quinone oxidoreductase, with translation MRAILEDSDGRLLWAATADPSPAPDEVVIEVAATAVNRADLGQRQGLYPPPPGESPILGLECSGVIAELGSAVQGWSIGDRVCALLSGGGYAERVAVPATQLLPIPVGMTFVEAASLPEAVCTVWSNLAMGFRDPMPGEVALIHGGASGLGSMAVQLAARAGYSVIATAGSLERARAAQSWGATRGIDYRTEDFVAVVAELTAGRGVNVILDVVGGSYLERNLASLADDGRLMVVGLMGGSEATLDFRSIMARRLSVHATTLRARPRTGPSSKAEVVASVRADVWPWFESGELRAAVGTVMPITKAEQAHREIADGTARPGKTVLEMPSAVSRSAR, from the coding sequence GTGCGAGCGATTCTTGAAGACTCAGATGGACGACTCCTGTGGGCAGCGACGGCCGACCCTTCCCCGGCCCCAGACGAGGTCGTCATCGAGGTTGCCGCCACTGCTGTGAATCGGGCCGACCTCGGGCAGCGCCAAGGCCTGTACCCACCGCCGCCCGGTGAGTCACCGATCCTCGGGCTGGAGTGTTCGGGCGTCATCGCCGAGCTCGGATCCGCGGTGCAGGGCTGGAGTATCGGCGACCGGGTGTGCGCGCTGCTGAGCGGAGGCGGCTACGCCGAACGCGTCGCCGTTCCGGCGACCCAGCTGCTGCCGATCCCGGTGGGCATGACGTTCGTGGAGGCTGCGTCTCTGCCCGAGGCGGTCTGCACCGTCTGGTCGAATCTGGCCATGGGCTTTCGCGATCCGATGCCCGGAGAAGTCGCCCTCATCCATGGCGGTGCGAGCGGGCTGGGCAGCATGGCCGTGCAACTCGCGGCCCGCGCCGGATACAGCGTGATCGCGACGGCGGGTTCGCTCGAACGCGCTCGCGCCGCCCAGAGTTGGGGAGCCACGCGCGGGATCGACTACCGCACGGAAGACTTCGTCGCCGTCGTGGCGGAGCTCACCGCGGGTCGCGGCGTCAACGTCATCCTCGACGTCGTCGGCGGCAGCTACCTGGAGCGGAATCTCGCGTCCCTGGCCGATGACGGCCGCCTCATGGTTGTGGGGCTCATGGGCGGATCGGAAGCCACCCTCGACTTCAGATCGATCATGGCCCGCAGGCTGAGCGTGCACGCGACGACGCTTCGCGCGCGCCCGCGCACCGGGCCTTCCTCCAAGGCAGAGGTGGTGGCCAGTGTTCGCGCGGACGTCTGGCCCTGGTTCGAGTCCGGCGAACTGCGCGCAGCGGTCGGAACGGTGATGCCGATCACAAAGGCCGAGCAGGCTCACCGTGAGATTGCCGATGGCACCGCGCGTCCGGGCAAGACGGTGCTGGAAATGCCGTCCGCCGTCTCACGCTCGGCGCGCTAG